A single genomic interval of Spirosoma taeanense harbors:
- a CDS encoding lipopolysaccharide biosynthesis protein yields MSSFKYIKAFGAEPTIIFIGKIIAIVGQFIGVKMLTTVMSLKSYGELSVALSASTLGVLLIYGPLGQGISRYLSIAIENGQFNFYESAIKKLTFQAITVVVLISLCLISIMYLFVNVAYISIVTFIAILLILDGLNSSIYAGLYNAERKRILAAVIEVFDKFKYLFSFIIIWALNDNIYYALSCFIMTALILLLFNLYNYKNVFSKYRNSSHLINEKKVDYKKSIFVYSSPFAIWGIFTWGQTFSERYILNYFYSGAEVGVYAVINQFGFQTISLGSGLIMQLSAPILFKQASKSYEAAHRLYDSIVFWFILLIIGILFITYLYSKEVIILASSIKYAQYAYYLPWMMLAGCLFSAGQIISMKQMIDIQPKKLIQPKIVSSVIEIILLMIFVKRSSISGVIGSSLVANSIYFIWLIILNKKNRL; encoded by the coding sequence ATGTCGTCATTTAAATATATAAAGGCATTTGGAGCAGAGCCTACAATAATCTTTATAGGAAAAATAATTGCTATTGTAGGACAGTTCATTGGGGTCAAAATGCTAACAACAGTAATGAGCTTAAAAAGTTATGGAGAGTTATCTGTTGCATTAAGCGCTTCTACTTTAGGAGTTTTATTAATATATGGTCCCTTAGGTCAAGGAATATCCCGTTATCTTTCAATAGCTATTGAAAATGGGCAGTTTAATTTCTATGAAAGTGCAATAAAGAAATTGACATTTCAGGCAATAACTGTTGTAGTGTTAATTTCTTTATGTCTTATTAGCATTATGTACCTATTTGTAAATGTTGCATATATATCTATCGTAACATTTATTGCGATATTATTAATTTTAGATGGATTAAATAGCAGCATATATGCAGGATTATATAATGCTGAGCGTAAACGAATACTCGCAGCTGTAATTGAAGTATTCGACAAGTTCAAATATTTATTTTCGTTTATTATTATATGGGCTCTAAATGATAATATCTACTATGCGTTGAGTTGTTTTATAATGACAGCATTAATATTACTATTATTCAATTTGTATAATTATAAAAATGTTTTTTCTAAATATAGGAATTCCTCTCATTTAATTAATGAAAAAAAAGTTGATTACAAAAAGTCAATATTTGTTTATTCGAGCCCTTTTGCAATTTGGGGCATATTCACATGGGGACAAACATTTTCTGAAAGATATATTTTAAACTACTTTTATTCAGGGGCCGAGGTTGGAGTATATGCAGTAATTAATCAGTTTGGTTTTCAAACGATAAGTTTAGGCAGTGGACTAATTATGCAATTATCTGCTCCAATTTTATTTAAACAAGCGTCTAAATCCTATGAAGCTGCCCACCGTTTATACGATTCTATAGTATTTTGGTTTATATTATTAATCATAGGTATTCTATTCATAACGTATTTATATTCTAAAGAAGTAATAATATTAGCTTCAAGTATTAAATATGCTCAATATGCTTATTATTTACCTTGGATGATGCTTGCTGGGTGTTTATTTTCAGCTGGTCAAATAATTTCAATGAAACAAATGATTGATATTCAGCCTAAAAAACTCATTCAGCCTAAAATAGTATCATCTGTAATTGAGATAATACTATTAATGATTTTTGTAAAGAGGAGTTCAATATCTGGTGTAATAGGAAGCAGTTTAGTGGCTAACTCTATATATTTTATTTGGCTGATAATTTTAAATAAGAAGAATAGATTATGA
- a CDS encoding GumC family protein, translating into MKTNNQVNEQFGQEYVKFMLTKYLKNWYWFVIAVVVSGLVTYLLLTTIKPMYSIQSSLLVNMENSSSSSPKEDILRELDIFSSSKNIEDEIEILKSYTLAEKVVNDLNLDVNYSVKDGLHERDIYKQSPVTVTVIEPNKQQNGKTVEATFSDNGLVINGVTYPFNRPVNTIFGRILIRRNNAAIRPFRQILLTTNSKEEVVKSYISRLRVNQASRSSYVLRINLEDTSVERGVAFINRLIHWYDLSSLQYKNRTASNTLRFINGRLSIISRELTDVEKDIQNYKTRSGIVDLSAESTVFLEKVHENDTQLNQVNIQLGALDEIEEYISSKSGKNSLAPATLGLENPVLTGLLSNLFELEMQREKLIKSSPEGSTAVQVIDNQIRLTKTNIADNTQSLRKILQNTRNKVTASNKKVEAVIQTIPLKERVLLDISRQQGIKGELYTYLLQKREETALSLAAAVSDLRIVDAPKGDVNPIKPRKGTYYLFALVLGILIPVTVLWLLDFLNDKVTRKSEIEDVTNVPIIGEVIEANITTPLEVSPSSRSLLSEQIRALRANIHFMTPDEEGPQTILVTSSVSGEGKSFISLNLGASMAITGRRVVLLELDLRKPKLHKYLGIDPKMGISNFLIGQSTISEIIEPVENYPDLYFIPCGPLPPNPSELLSSKRMAELFAALREGFDVIIADTPPIGLVSDAFSIAPHANITLYILRHLYTNKAYLKNIETLYQEKRFKNMSILINGIVTKKEYEYNYGYGYDSEYGYSNKAGYHNDIDKIKKKVILKGFGGRSWFNR; encoded by the coding sequence ATGAAGACGAACAATCAGGTGAATGAACAATTCGGGCAGGAATACGTCAAGTTTATGCTTACCAAGTACCTTAAAAACTGGTACTGGTTTGTAATCGCTGTGGTTGTTAGCGGTCTTGTAACGTATCTTCTGTTAACAACCATTAAACCCATGTACAGCATACAATCCAGTTTGCTGGTTAACATGGAGAATAGCAGTAGTTCGTCACCCAAGGAGGATATTCTACGTGAACTGGATATTTTTTCTTCGTCTAAAAACATTGAAGATGAGATTGAAATTTTGAAATCGTACACGCTGGCGGAGAAGGTTGTAAACGATTTGAATCTCGATGTCAACTATTCTGTAAAAGACGGTTTGCATGAGCGGGATATTTACAAGCAATCGCCGGTAACAGTGACCGTCATTGAGCCTAACAAACAGCAAAATGGCAAGACTGTTGAGGCTACGTTTAGTGATAACGGTTTGGTGATTAATGGCGTTACGTATCCATTTAACCGGCCTGTTAATACCATTTTTGGTCGTATACTGATCCGTAGGAACAATGCTGCTATCCGGCCTTTCCGGCAAATTTTGTTGACTACTAATTCAAAAGAAGAAGTTGTAAAATCGTATATCAGCCGACTCAGGGTTAATCAGGCAAGCCGGTCGTCATATGTTCTACGAATAAATCTGGAGGATACATCCGTTGAACGCGGAGTAGCATTTATAAACCGTCTGATTCACTGGTACGATTTGTCATCTCTGCAGTACAAGAACCGCACGGCGTCGAATACACTCCGATTCATTAATGGTCGTCTGAGTATTATTTCGCGTGAACTGACCGATGTTGAAAAAGACATTCAGAATTATAAAACCCGCTCGGGTATAGTTGATCTAAGCGCTGAATCAACGGTATTCCTGGAGAAAGTACATGAAAATGATACGCAATTAAACCAGGTCAACATCCAGTTAGGCGCTCTGGATGAGATTGAAGAATATATCAGTAGTAAATCAGGTAAAAATAGCCTTGCTCCCGCTACGCTCGGGCTGGAAAACCCGGTGCTGACGGGCCTGCTATCTAATTTGTTTGAGTTGGAAATGCAGCGTGAAAAGTTGATCAAGTCGTCGCCTGAGGGGAGCACGGCTGTTCAGGTGATCGATAACCAAATCCGGCTGACCAAAACTAATATTGCGGACAACACCCAGTCGCTGCGCAAGATTCTGCAGAATACCCGCAACAAAGTAACGGCCTCCAATAAAAAGGTAGAGGCAGTTATCCAAACTATTCCGTTGAAAGAGCGAGTATTACTTGATATATCGCGACAGCAGGGTATTAAAGGCGAACTATATACCTATCTCTTACAGAAACGTGAAGAAACAGCCTTATCGCTGGCCGCTGCTGTATCAGATTTACGTATCGTAGATGCTCCAAAAGGCGATGTTAACCCAATCAAACCTAGGAAAGGTACCTATTATTTGTTTGCGTTGGTGCTTGGTATCCTGATACCTGTAACTGTACTATGGTTGTTAGACTTCTTAAACGACAAAGTGACGCGTAAGTCAGAGATTGAAGATGTAACTAACGTCCCTATTATTGGCGAAGTTATTGAGGCCAATATTACAACACCATTAGAAGTAAGTCCGTCAAGCCGGTCTCTATTATCTGAGCAGATTCGGGCATTACGAGCTAATATTCATTTCATGACGCCCGATGAGGAAGGACCGCAGACAATCCTTGTAACATCAAGTGTCAGCGGTGAAGGTAAATCATTTATTTCTCTCAACCTAGGTGCTAGTATGGCTATAACGGGTCGCCGAGTTGTGCTACTTGAACTCGATCTTAGAAAGCCTAAACTTCATAAGTATCTTGGAATTGACCCGAAAATGGGTATATCTAATTTTCTAATTGGGCAGAGTACGATAAGTGAAATCATTGAGCCAGTTGAAAATTATCCCGATTTATACTTCATTCCATGCGGTCCTCTACCCCCTAATCCATCTGAACTACTTAGCAGCAAGCGCATGGCCGAACTATTTGCTGCTTTACGCGAAGGGTTCGACGTAATCATTGCAGATACACCCCCGATTGGTCTAGTCAGCGACGCGTTTAGCATTGCGCCCCATGCTAACATCACATTATATATACTTCGTCACCTATACACTAACAAAGCGTATCTAAAAAACATTGAAACACTCTATCAGGAGAAACGCTTCAAAAATATGAGCATCTTAATCAATGGAATTGTAACTAAGAAAGAGTACGAATACAATTATGGTTATGGATATGACTCTGAATACGGTTATTCTAATAAGGCTGGCTATCATAATGATATAGATAAAATTAAAAAAAAGGTAATATTAAAAGGGTTCGGTGGCCGCAGTTGGTTCAATAGATGA